The Bdellovibrio bacteriovorus genomic interval ACCAAGCAAAGGTCATGAACACATTTGAAAGAACTAAAAGACTGATAGGAAGGATGGCTTGGCTCATTACGAAGACCTTTGGTTATAAGCATGATTGCACAGCAAGCTTGCGATACGACGATACTCACTCAACAGATCCAAATGGATGGAACTTGTATTGATCGAAGAGTTCATTCCACGGTTCAAGCGGCTGATGTGGTTTTCACGAAGAGTGATTTCCGTCTTCGCTAAATCACGTTTCAGCTGAATGGCTTCTTCTGAAAGTTCTTTGTTCTGATAGGCATTAATGGCCATCGCCGCCACTTTCACTACTTGTTGGTGCATTTGGCAGATTTCCGACCAACCTTCGGTAGAAAACTCAAGTTTTAAGGCGTTCTTTTTAATGGCTAAAGCCAGGATGTTGATGTCAATCGCGTCAGCGGCTCTTTCTAAGTCGCTGAGGAACATGATCATATTCATCACGTTCTGATGCACAACTGTGTTGGACTTGTTCGCGTGATCTAGAAGGAACATTTTGGTTTCGCGGTATAAGAAATCGACTTTGTTGTCGCGGTCTTTGATCGAATCGAAATCTTTAGGATCATTGGTCTCAAAAAGACGAATGGAATCTTTAATCATTCCTAAGACGATATCCGCTGTGCGCATGATTTCGCGATTCGCATAAGACACGGCCAAGGCTGAAGACTGATAGTTATCAAGTTTTACAAACTCTGTTCCAAACTCTTCGGAAGCTTGTTTGGGGAACATTTTTTCGATCAGCTCTGCACCTTTATTGATGAATGGGTAAAAGATCACCGCTGACAGAATATTGAAGATTAAGTGAGCATTGGCGATTTGGCGCGACGTGGTCGTGTCGAAAGTATTCAGGAAATCAATGAAGAGCTGAGTGAACGGATAGAAGATCACGACACTGATTGTTTTATAGAAGAAGTGAGCCCACGCCACTTGACGACCGATATAGTTACCGCCCGCAGCCGCAATCAAAGCGACTGACGTCGTTCCGATGTTGGCTCCATACACCCAAATCATGGCGTCGTAGAATGTAATCGCTTTTACGGCCGCTAAGCTCATCGCAAGACCGATCGTGACGGCACTACTTTGAACAAAAGCACAGAACACAATAGAGATAAGTAGCGAGTATCCGGGATTGTCACGAACGTTTTGGAAAAGATCCGTCAATAGTGGATTTTCCGCAAAGTGATGAGAAGACACCGAAATCAAATTCAAACCAAAGAACAAAAGACCGAAGCCCATGAAAACCAAAGACAGATTTTTGAAAACGGTTTTCTTGGATTTAAAATAAAACGCAAACGCAATGGCAAATACAGGAAGGGCATAAGAACCCAAATCCAAAGAGATAAACTGAACCGTGAGTGTCGTACCGATGGCCGTACCAATGATCACGCCCATCACTTGGCGAAGATTGATCACGCGTGCTGAGCCCAAGCCCACAAGCATAGAGGTCACGGCGCCCGAACTTTGCATCAATGTCGTAAGAACAACCCCTGTAAGAATCGCGAGAAATTTACTTTGCGAAAGACGATTCAAAAGAATCGTGATTTTCCCCGCCATTAGTTTTTCTAAAGACGAAGAAGCCAGTCCCATCCCGTACAAGAAGAGAGCCACCCCGCTGATCAGGATGATGAAATAGGAGTTGTGCGTATCAATCATGATGTAGTTCCATTGTGCTCATTAAAGTGAATTAAGCTCCAAAAGAATAAGATTGTAGCAATGATGCCAGGAATAAGGAAGCCCCAATACTGTGCGTGAAGATAAACGTAAGCAGATACGAGTGAACCTAGAATGAAAGACGAAATCAGTCCGACACGCATCCAGTTGGCGCGAATTTCATTCGTGCGTGGCTGAATTTTGTGAGAACGCGTGATCACACGCACAAGGCCGATTCCTAAGTCTGTGGTGATACCAGTGAGGTGAGTCGTGCGAATAATGGCGCCGAATGCAGAAGTGACGGTGGCATTTTGAATTCCGCAGGCCAAGCAAAGAGCTGCAAGTAAGATATATCCATGACGAGCCAAAGGAGCACCAAATTCACCAAAGACACCGAGATTTCCCAGAGTCGCCACCATGATGGTTAAGAAAAGAATCAAAAGCATCACAAAAGGATAAAGAGGTTTGCGACCGGTTTGAATGCGACGATCGACGAAGAAAGCTGAAAGCATGGCTCCCCCGATGAAGAAGCCAGGGACAGTCAACATTCCTAGGGACTGTATCCACTTTCCTTGTGCGGCCTCCGTGCCGATCAAAGTTCCAAAACCCGTGACATGAGAAACAAAGCGGTGACAGGCAAGGTATCCGCCCGTGTTAATAGCTCCTGCTTGAAAGGCCATCGAAAGCCAGATGGTGACGTTAGAGCGACTGAAGTGAGAAAGAGTTTGGTGATAGGAGAACATTCTCGAAATAGAGTAAAACAACTCTTCTAAAAAGACAAAAGACCCCTATATACTTAGACCTAAGAAAGAGGAAAGACTCATGACAGCCAAAACACCGGTTTTAGTCGTTGCAGCGGTGATCCGCCGTTTTGCTGACACGGAAAAAAGAATTCTGATCGTGCGCCGGGGTCCAGAGCAAAGTGGCGCCGGTTTTTGGGAGTTTCCGGGTGGCAAGGTGGAATTGGGGGAGTCTCCTGAACAAGCTTTGCAGCGTGAAATCGATGAGGAGTTGGGGATCTCTATCCGCGTAGGAGATCTTATCGGTGAAGCTGACTTTTCTTATCCCACAAAGCTCATACGTCTTCGCGTGTACTGGGCCGAAACCTTGCAAAGTGATTTGGTGCTGACAGAACACGACGCCTTTAAATGGTGTCTGCCTCATGAAATCAAAGTCGATGAGCTTTCCGAAGCGGATCGGCCTTTTGTTGAGAAGATCTTAGGGAAGTAAGTAAGAGCGCTCTTCCGGGGTGGGAAGGCGACAGAACTCTCTTTCGCCAAACCACTTGTAGCGATTTTTTGCCACGTATTTGTAAATGAGATCACGCAAAGGTCCGGGAATGATCATCGCGAGAGAGAAGATTCTAAAAAAGCCTCCCAGTCCCGACACAATTTTAATGACCGCAGCGGAGCGACGATAGATCTTACCTTTCTCAAAGTAGATCACTGTATCAAGATCTGTCCGGTCTTGAGCGGGCAGAAGTTCTTCAGCCGTGCTTCCTTGAAGGGGGGCAAAAAGGAAAAGATGAGTTTTATCGCGACTGATCACAGCGTCGACAAAACCATTACAAAGGTGGCAAACACCATCAAAAAAGACAACGTTTCGCATTTTTAAATCCACCTTTTCCATAGCAATTCCAGGCTACAGTCTTTATAATGAAACTTCAAGTTGAGGAGTCCTGTTCATGGAAGTCTTTTTATTTCCTCTAGTCAACGTCACTTTGTTTCCGCGAACGACGAAGCCTCTCAATATTTTTGAACCTCGTTATCTTTCCATGATTAAAGAAGCCGTGGCCACACAGACGCCAGTTGCGTTGGGTTTTATCGAAGACCCGTCAAAGGTCGCGTCAGTTCGTCCGGGTGAAAACGTCCCTTTTGTTCGCGAAATTGCGGGTTATGGATACGCGCAAATCGTAGAGGAAAGATTGAACGGGACTCTTTTGGTCTTTTTGCAAGGGCAAGGCAAGTTACGTTTGGGCAAGGTCCTTGATCGCGGCACTCCTTACATCATTTGCGAAGGCCACATCATTCCTGAAAAAACAGTTCTTGAGCCGAATTATCAGACAGAACTCAACGCCATTCATCGCATTCTTGTGCGTTGGATACAGACGCACATTCCAGATCCGCAGCAACGAGACATTTTCATGCGCAATCTTGTGCATCCCGAAGAGATCATCGGAAGTTTCGCTTCTTATTTAGTGCGTGATTACGATTTGCAACAAATGGTGCTCGAATATGACGACATCAACGAGAAGGTGCATTTTCTGCACCGTCTGATTGAGTCCAATGAGCTTACGACTTAACCGGGCTCGCTTCTAAATTATCCAAGTGCACAGTCTCTGCACGAACAAAGAAAACCCATTGAAGTAAAATCACCCACACTGAGTGCGCTAGCGCGAGATGCACAATCTTCATCCAAACCGGTGCGTGCAAAAGTAAGGTCAGAATTCCAAACACGATGGCTGTGATCAGCGCTAAGCTCATTTGGTAAGAGCGACGTTCCACTAAAAGAGATTCGGCGGTTTGCGCTTTGATCCAGAAGAACAGGGCCAAACTTCCTCCACCTAAAAGGGCAAGCACCGGATGTAGGCCACGCAAGCGAACTAAGAAGTGAGAGTTCGAATCAAAATCGGCCAGCAAGCCCTCCCACAGATTTTCAGTCGGGAAGAGTGAGTTAGAAAGCGACGCCCAAGCGCCAGTGATGCCGATGATCACAATAGCCCACGGCAAATAGCGATAGCGTTTGTCTTCTTTTGAAGGCGCTTGCAACTCTGATTGCAAAGTCGCCGCCGAAAAAGCCAGAGCCGCAGAGCCCGTCAGCATAAATGAATTCAATTGGTGAAGAGCCATAACAAAGGCGCGATAAGGTGTGTCGTTCGTCGTGACCAATCCAAACAGAACTAATTTTGCGCCCAAAAGAGCTTCGGTAATCGTAAAGATCAAAGTGGCGAAAGCCATCTTTCTGGCAAAGTGAGTTTTCGGATAAATTTTGCGGGCGGCCCACCAAAAGTAAATCACGACGAGCCCGTAAATACCTGACATCAAGCGGTGGCCGTACTCCACCCAGGTCTTTCCGCGTTGGGCTTCAGGAATAAGTTGCCCGTGGCATAGTGGCCATGTGTCGCCACAACCATCACCTGAATGAGAAATGCGCACCCACGCGCCCCAAAGAATCACCAAGATCGTGTAAAACAAAAGGCCAAATGCAAATTTCTTGAAAGTAGGTTTCGTCATAGAAAAAAGAAGTATCATGCCCCGAAAATGCGGTCAATCTCGAGGGGCGGCGATTGACTTCCTGACAAGGAAAAGAGTTAAATAAGGCATGTCAGAAACATCAAAGTCCGCTCACCACCATCATCATCATTCACATGCCCATGGGCATCACCACCACCACTCGCATGGCGCCGTTATGGGTCGTATGAAATGGGCTTTGGCATTGAATCTAGGTTTTGCTTGTATCGAGCTTGTCGGTGGCTTGTGGACGAACAGTGTGGCGATTCTGAGTGATGCCTTGCACGACTTCGGTGACGCCTTAGCCGTGACCCTGGCGATTGTGCTTGAAAAGTTCTCGCATAAAAAAAGTGATGGGAATTTTTCTTACGGCTATAGACGTTTTTCCACCCTCGGTGCTTTGATTACCGGAATCATATTGATTGTCGGGTCGGTGTTGATTTTGATTGAGTCCGTGCCCAGACTTTTGAATCCGCAACAGCCTCATGCTGACGGAATGATTTTGCTGGCCATTTTAGGTGTGAGCGTGAATGGTTTTGCTGCGTACCGAATTTCTAAGGGGGAATCCCTGAATGAAAAGATGTTGATGTGGCATATGATCGAAGACGTGATGGGGTGGGTTTTGGTGTTAACCGGAGCCATCGTCATGAAGTTCTTCGATCTACCGCAGCTGGATGCGGGCATGGCGATCGCATTGGCTTTGTGGATCATGCACAATGTCTTTAAGAATCTGCGCGAAGCTTTGAAAGTTTTCCTAATGGCATCGCCGACCAACATCGAAGTTGAACATGTTGAGCAGGCGATTCGTAAAATCGAAAAAGTCCAGGACGTGCATCACGGTCATCTGTGGTCTTTGGATGGAGAGAATCACATTTTCACGGGACATGTGGTCTTGGGTCCTGATGCGACTGTTTCAGATATGGAAATCGTAAAAACAAAAGTCAAAAAGCTGGTGAAGGATTTTGGGATCGTCGAAGCGACGATCGAAACCGAAGTCGCTGGTTTTACGTGTCTCGATCCGGAACATAAATAAAAATGATGAAAGAATGTGCAATGTTTCTGTCTCACCACGAAACGTTTTAGGCACAAAAATCTATTTATTCCCTCGGTTTAATAAAAGTTTTTCCTAATAAAGTCCGATAAGTACGTTAAGGAAACGTTAGGAAAAATTATGCGAAATACGGTACGTAACTCTGCAGGTAACGTTTTGTTACAAATCTTGGCGGCCACCGCTGTGATGAGTACCTCTTTTTATTTCCTCACCAACTACGTGATTGGCCAGAAAGAACAAGTAGCTAAAACCGCGAACCTCGTGAATGTTCGCTTCGCGCTGAATAGTGCGATGGACTATGTGATTTTCGGCGTTCGTCAGAAGTATTGTTTTTCTAATGATGACATGCTCTTAGCTGAGCCTGCTGAAAAAT includes:
- a CDS encoding COX15/CtaA family protein, translated to MILLFSMTKPTFKKFAFGLLFYTILVILWGAWVRISHSGDGCGDTWPLCHGQLIPEAQRGKTWVEYGHRLMSGIYGLVVIYFWWAARKIYPKTHFARKMAFATLIFTITEALLGAKLVLFGLVTTNDTPYRAFVMALHQLNSFMLTGSAALAFSAATLQSELQAPSKEDKRYRYLPWAIVIIGITGAWASLSNSLFPTENLWEGLLADFDSNSHFLVRLRGLHPVLALLGGGSLALFFWIKAQTAESLLVERRSYQMSLALITAIVFGILTLLLHAPVWMKIVHLALAHSVWVILLQWVFFVRAETVHLDNLEASPVKS
- a CDS encoding LON peptidase substrate-binding domain-containing protein; this translates as MEVFLFPLVNVTLFPRTTKPLNIFEPRYLSMIKEAVATQTPVALGFIEDPSKVASVRPGENVPFVREIAGYGYAQIVEERLNGTLLVFLQGQGKLRLGKVLDRGTPYIICEGHIIPEKTVLEPNYQTELNAIHRILVRWIQTHIPDPQQRDIFMRNLVHPEEIIGSFASYLVRDYDLQQMVLEYDDINEKVHFLHRLIESNELTT
- a CDS encoding thiol-disulfide oxidoreductase DCC family protein, with amino-acid sequence MEKVDLKMRNVVFFDGVCHLCNGFVDAVISRDKTHLFLFAPLQGSTAEELLPAQDRTDLDTVIYFEKGKIYRRSAAVIKIVSGLGGFFRIFSLAMIIPGPLRDLIYKYVAKNRYKWFGEREFCRLPTPEERSYLLP
- a CDS encoding (deoxy)nucleoside triphosphate pyrophosphohydrolase, whose protein sequence is MTAKTPVLVVAAVIRRFADTEKRILIVRRGPEQSGAGFWEFPGGKVELGESPEQALQREIDEELGISIRVGDLIGEADFSYPTKLIRLRVYWAETLQSDLVLTEHDAFKWCLPHEIKVDELSEADRPFVEKILGK
- a CDS encoding YoaK family protein; translated protein: MFSYHQTLSHFSRSNVTIWLSMAFQAGAINTGGYLACHRFVSHVTGFGTLIGTEAAQGKWIQSLGMLTVPGFFIGGAMLSAFFVDRRIQTGRKPLYPFVMLLILFLTIMVATLGNLGVFGEFGAPLARHGYILLAALCLACGIQNATVTSAFGAIIRTTHLTGITTDLGIGLVRVITRSHKIQPRTNEIRANWMRVGLISSFILGSLVSAYVYLHAQYWGFLIPGIIATILFFWSLIHFNEHNGTTS
- a CDS encoding cation diffusion facilitator family transporter, with the translated sequence MSETSKSAHHHHHHSHAHGHHHHHSHGAVMGRMKWALALNLGFACIELVGGLWTNSVAILSDALHDFGDALAVTLAIVLEKFSHKKSDGNFSYGYRRFSTLGALITGIILIVGSVLILIESVPRLLNPQQPHADGMILLAILGVSVNGFAAYRISKGESLNEKMLMWHMIEDVMGWVLVLTGAIVMKFFDLPQLDAGMAIALALWIMHNVFKNLREALKVFLMASPTNIEVEHVEQAIRKIEKVQDVHHGHLWSLDGENHIFTGHVVLGPDATVSDMEIVKTKVKKLVKDFGIVEATIETEVAGFTCLDPEHK
- a CDS encoding Na/Pi cotransporter family protein, which produces MIDTHNSYFIILISGVALFLYGMGLASSSLEKLMAGKITILLNRLSQSKFLAILTGVVLTTLMQSSGAVTSMLVGLGSARVINLRQVMGVIIGTAIGTTLTVQFISLDLGSYALPVFAIAFAFYFKSKKTVFKNLSLVFMGFGLLFFGLNLISVSSHHFAENPLLTDLFQNVRDNPGYSLLISIVFCAFVQSSAVTIGLAMSLAAVKAITFYDAMIWVYGANIGTTSVALIAAAGGNYIGRQVAWAHFFYKTISVVIFYPFTQLFIDFLNTFDTTTSRQIANAHLIFNILSAVIFYPFINKGAELIEKMFPKQASEEFGTEFVKLDNYQSSALAVSYANREIMRTADIVLGMIKDSIRLFETNDPKDFDSIKDRDNKVDFLYRETKMFLLDHANKSNTVVHQNVMNMIMFLSDLERAADAIDINILALAIKKNALKLEFSTEGWSEICQMHQQVVKVAAMAINAYQNKELSEEAIQLKRDLAKTEITLRENHISRLNRGMNSSINTSSIHLDLLSEYRRIASLLCNHAYNQRSS